From the Cystobacter ferrugineus genome, the window GCCTTCGAGCAGGAGGTGCTCGAGAAGGTGCGGAGCCTGGCGGATCCGGTGGAGCGGCTGCGCGAGTGCATGCGGCTGAACATCCACCTGGTGACGGGAGTGACGGGCGGGTGCAGCAAGGAGGTCATCATCATCCTCCACGAGCACAACACGCTCACCGGCGAGGCCCGGGCCTCCATCGATCAGCGCAAGAAGCGCTACGTGCGCTTCCTCGAGGACTCGTTCGACGAGGCCATGCGCACCGGCCGCATCCGCGCCGTGCAGCCCACCGTGGCCGCGTTCTCGTTCCTGGGCATGATTCTGTGGATCTACAAGTGGTTCCAACCCGGGGGACGGCTGACGGCCACCCAGGTGGCGGACGACATGGTGGATCTGCTCTTCACGGGCCTGGTGACCCCTCCCGGGGTGGTCCCGGGGGCGCCTTCGCCGTTGTCCCGCGAGCGCCCGCCCGTTTCCGGAGGTGCATCATGAAGGCGGGTCGTTGGGGCACGGTGGCCGAGCTGGTGGCCACCATTCCGGACGGGGCGTGGGTGGCCCCGGGTGGTTTCATGCTCGGGCGCGCGCCCATGGCGCTGGTGCTGGAGCTCATCGCGCAGCGCCGCAAGAACCTCCAGGTGATGTCGCTGCCCAACCCCCTGCCCGCCGAGTTCCTGGTGGCCGGGGGCTGTCTGTCCCGGGTGGAGCTGCCCTTCGGCGCGCTGCACCTGCAGGGGCGGGTGCGGCCGCTGCCGTGTCTCAAGCGGGCCATCGAGCAGGGGCGCATCTCCTGGCGCGAGCATGATGGGTACCGCGTGGTGCAGCGGTTGCGCGCGGCGTCCATGGGCCTGCCCTTCATCCCCGCGCCGGACGCGGACGTGTCCGAGCTGGCCGAGGCCGAGCCGCTGCCCACGGTGACGGATCCCTTCACCGGCAAGGCCGTTCCGGTGGAGCCGGCCTTCTACCCGGACGTGGCGCTCATCCACGCGCAGGCGGCGGACGAGCAGGGCAACCTCTTCATCGAGGACCCCACCACGGACGTGCTGGTGGCGGGCGCGGCCAAGAGGGTGCTGGCGACGGCCGAGGAGCGCGTGGCCCGGCTGCCCCGGGTGACGATCCCCGGCTTCCAGGTGGAGCGCGTGGCGCTCTCGCGTGGGGGCGCGCTGCCCTCCGGGTGCGCCGGGCTCTACCCGCATGACGACGCGATGCTGGCGGACTACCTCGCCCTGGCCGAGTCCGGCCGCGAGGCGGAGTTCCTGGAGAAGCTCTTGAGCAAGCGGAGTGTGGCATGAGCGCGGATGTGACTCCCGCCGAAGTGGTGGTGTCGTTGCTCGCCCGGGAGATCGAGGACGGCGCCGTGGTGGCCACCGGGGTGGCCTCGCCGCTGGCCATCCTCGCCATCGCCGTGGCGCGCGCCACGCATGCCCCGCGCCTGACGTACCTGGCGTGTGTGGGCTCGCTCAATCCGGACCTGCCCACGCTGCACCCCTCGTCGGAGGACCTGCGCTTCCTGGACGGGCGCTCGGCGGAGGTGTCCATCCCGGACCTGTTCGATCATGCGCGCCGGGGGCGGGTGGACACCGTGTTCTTCGGGGCCGCCGAGGTGGATGGCCTGGGCCGCACGAACATGACGGCCTCGGGACGGCTCGGCGAGCCGCGCACCAAGTTCCCCGGCGTGGCGGGCGCGGCCACGCTGCGCCAGTGGGTGCGCCGCCCCATCCTGCTCGTGCCCCGGCAGTCGCGCCGCAACCTGGTGCCCCAGGTGCAGGTGGCCACCACGCGGGATGATCGCCGTCCCGTGCGGCTCATCTCCGACCTGGGCGTCTTCGAGCTGGGCGCGGCGGGGGCGCGGCTGCTCGCGCGCCACCCCTGGGCGAGCGTCGAGCAGATCTCCGAGCGTACCGGCTTCTCCTTCCAGGCCGAGGAGCGGCTGTCCATCACCCCGTTGCCGGACGCGCGCACCGTCGCGGCGATCCGGTCGATCGATTCCCATGGCTACCGCGACCAGCTCGTGGGGGCTTGAGCCAGCGTCTTTTCCCAGCAGGAGTCTTGGATGAAGGCTGTCGTTCTGCGTGAGTTCGGTGAGGCGAGCAACCTGCGCCTGGAGACCCTGCCGGATCCCCGTCCGGGTCGCGGCGAGGTGCTCATCCGCGTGCATGCCTGTGGTGTGTGCTACCACGACGTCATCAACCGCAAGGGCAACCTGCCGCGCACCCACGTGCCGGCGGTGCTCGGCCACGAGGCGGCGGGCGAGGTGGTGGAGGTGGGGCCGGACACGCCGGGATGGAAGGTGGGAGACCGGGTGGCCACGCTGCAGCGGCTGTCGTGCGGCGAGTGCGCGCTGTGCAAGAGCGGCCGCAACAGCCTGTGCAAGAAGGACAACCGCTTCTTCGGCGAGGAGATCTCCGGCGGCTACGCGCAGTACATGACGGCGCCGGTGATGGGCCTGGGCCGGGTGCCGGCGAACCTGCCCTGGCCGGTGGCGGCCACGGTGTGCTGCACGCTGGGCACGGCGGTGCACACGGTGCGCACGCGCGGCCGGGTGCGTGACGGGGAGACGGTGCTCATCACGGGCGCCAGCGGCGGCGTGGGCCTGGCGGCGGTGCAGCTCGCGAAGCTGGATGGCGCGCGCGTCATCGCGGTGACGAGCGGCGAGGCCAAGGTGCAGGCGCTGCGCGAGGCGGGCGCCGACGAGGTCATCGTGTCGCGCGGGCTGGACTTCGCGGCCGAGGCGCGCAAGCGCACGGGCGGCGAGGGCGTCAACGTGGCGATTGAAATCGTGGGCAGCGCCACCTTCGCCCAGACGCTCAAGGCGATGGCGCCGGGTGGCCGCGTGGTGGTGGTGGGCAACCTGGAGTCGGGCAAGGTGGACCTCAACCCGGGCCTCGTCATCGTCAAGGAGCTGGAGATCATCGGCGCCTACGCCACCACGCGCGAGGAGCTGGACGAGTCGCTGCGGCTCGTGGCGGACGGGAAGATCCGTCCCTTCGTGGCCGAGGCCGTGCCGCTGGCCGATGCCGGCAAGGCCCACTTCCGACTGGAGAACCGCGAGATCGCGGGCCGGTTGGTGCTCCTTCCCCAAGACACTCAGTAGTTTCCCAGAGCAGCGAGGAACTCAATCATGAAGAAACAGGTTGGAATCGAAGCGCTGGCCATCGCGGTGCCCCGCCGGTTCGTGGATATCGAGGAGCTGGCCAAGGCTCGCGGAGTGGATCCCGCCAAGTACACGTCGGGCCTGGGCGCCAAGGAGATGGCGGTGGCGGATCCCGGTGAGGACTCGGTGTCGCTCGCCGCGTCGGCCGCCGCCCGGCTCATCCAGCAGCAGAACGTGGACGTGTCGCGCGTGGGCATGCTCGTGGTGGGCACCGAGACGGGCGTGGACCACTCCAAGGCCGTCGCCTCGCACGTGCAGGGCCTGCTGAAGCTGCCGCGCTCGATGCGCACCTTCGACGCCCAGCACGCCTGCTACGGCGGCACCGCGGGCCTGATGGCCGCCGCCGAGTGGATCGCCTCGGGCGCGGGCGCGGGCCGCTCGGCCATCGTGGTGTGCTCGGACATCGCCCGCTACGGGCTCAACACCGCCGGCGAGCCCACCCAGGGCGCGGGCGCGGTGGCGCTGCTCGTCTCCGAGCAGCCGGACCTGCTCGCCCTGGACATCGGCCTCAACGGCGTATGCACGGTGGACGTGTATGACTTCTGGCGTCCGCTCGGCCGTCGCGAGGCGGTGGTGGACGGGCACTACTCCATCAACTGCTACCTGGACGCGCTGTCGGGCGCGTACCGCGGCTGGCGCGAGCGCGCGCTGGCGCACGAGGTGGTGCGCTGGGGCGACACGCTGCCGAGCGAGCAGCTCGCGCGCATCATCTACCACGTGCCCTTCTGCAAGATGG encodes:
- a CDS encoding TetR/AcrR family transcriptional regulator, which translates into the protein MHSGRKQEDGERYQAILETAARLICERGYEGTSMQEIAAACQMTKAGLYHHVQNKEQLLSDIMSYGMSAFEQEVLEKVRSLADPVERLRECMRLNIHLVTGVTGGCSKEVIIILHEHNTLTGEARASIDQRKKRYVRFLEDSFDEAMRTGRIRAVQPTVAAFSFLGMILWIYKWFQPGGRLTATQVADDMVDLLFTGLVTPPGVVPGAPSPLSRERPPVSGGAS
- a CDS encoding CoA transferase subunit A, giving the protein MKAGRWGTVAELVATIPDGAWVAPGGFMLGRAPMALVLELIAQRRKNLQVMSLPNPLPAEFLVAGGCLSRVELPFGALHLQGRVRPLPCLKRAIEQGRISWREHDGYRVVQRLRAASMGLPFIPAPDADVSELAEAEPLPTVTDPFTGKAVPVEPAFYPDVALIHAQAADEQGNLFIEDPTTDVLVAGAAKRVLATAEERVARLPRVTIPGFQVERVALSRGGALPSGCAGLYPHDDAMLADYLALAESGREAEFLEKLLSKRSVA
- a CDS encoding CoA-transferase subunit beta codes for the protein MSADVTPAEVVVSLLAREIEDGAVVATGVASPLAILAIAVARATHAPRLTYLACVGSLNPDLPTLHPSSEDLRFLDGRSAEVSIPDLFDHARRGRVDTVFFGAAEVDGLGRTNMTASGRLGEPRTKFPGVAGAATLRQWVRRPILLVPRQSRRNLVPQVQVATTRDDRRPVRLISDLGVFELGAAGARLLARHPWASVEQISERTGFSFQAEERLSITPLPDARTVAAIRSIDSHGYRDQLVGA
- a CDS encoding alcohol dehydrogenase catalytic domain-containing protein, yielding MKAVVLREFGEASNLRLETLPDPRPGRGEVLIRVHACGVCYHDVINRKGNLPRTHVPAVLGHEAAGEVVEVGPDTPGWKVGDRVATLQRLSCGECALCKSGRNSLCKKDNRFFGEEISGGYAQYMTAPVMGLGRVPANLPWPVAATVCCTLGTAVHTVRTRGRVRDGETVLITGASGGVGLAAVQLAKLDGARVIAVTSGEAKVQALREAGADEVIVSRGLDFAAEARKRTGGEGVNVAIEIVGSATFAQTLKAMAPGGRVVVVGNLESGKVDLNPGLVIVKELEIIGAYATTREELDESLRLVADGKIRPFVAEAVPLADAGKAHFRLENREIAGRLVLLPQDTQ
- a CDS encoding hydroxymethylglutaryl-CoA synthase family protein codes for the protein MKKQVGIEALAIAVPRRFVDIEELAKARGVDPAKYTSGLGAKEMAVADPGEDSVSLAASAAARLIQQQNVDVSRVGMLVVGTETGVDHSKAVASHVQGLLKLPRSMRTFDAQHACYGGTAGLMAAAEWIASGAGAGRSAIVVCSDIARYGLNTAGEPTQGAGAVALLVSEQPDLLALDIGLNGVCTVDVYDFWRPLGRREAVVDGHYSINCYLDALSGAYRGWRERALAHEVVRWGDTLPSEQLARIIYHVPFCKMARKAHTQLRQVDLEDSPSGRELTPEAREAAAKSNASYDAQVASSLTLNARVGNVYTASMYLALAGLLHSEGTALAGKRVGLLSYGSGSCSEFYSATVGANAAARMAKADVEGVLARRERVSVAEYERIMNLPYEAPEAITPAPGEFRLKEIRDFRRTYVAG